In Panthera leo isolate Ple1 chromosome B3, P.leo_Ple1_pat1.1, whole genome shotgun sequence, a single genomic region encodes these proteins:
- the LOC122221455 gene encoding ras-related protein Rap-2c-like, which yields MAGPGPRPAKGYRVVLLGSVAVGKTALATQFACGSFPEQCEPSVEELFSKVIEVNAAPALLEIVDTVGAEHLVTLKDLYIKNSDGFVVLYSVCSEASFEAVRPLRERMGRLRGPKAVPLVLVGTKADLDAERQVLTARGRALAREWRCPFLEVTAKSKLMVDQVFTQVVREVEALAPPEERAPALPTNAQDTWPSERFIG from the coding sequence ATGGCAGGCCCGGGGCCGCGACCCGCCAAGGGCTACCGGGTGGTGCTGCTCGGGAGCGTGGCCGTGGGCAAGACGGCGCTGGCCACGCAGTTCGCCTGCGGCAGCTTCCCGGAGCAGTGCGAGCCGTCGGTGGAGGAGCTCTTCAGCAAGGTGATCGAGGTGAACGCGGCGCCCGCCCTGCTGGAGATCGTGGACACCGTGGGCGCCGAGCACCTGGTCACCCTCAAGGACCTGTACATCAAGAACAGCGACGGCTTCGTGGTGCTCTACAGCGTGTGCAGCGAGGCCTCGTTCGAGGCGGTGCGGCCGCTGCGGGAGCGCATGGGCCGGCTGCGGGGGCCCAAGGCCGTGCCGCTCGTGCTCGTGGGCACCAAGGCCGACCTGGACGCCGAGCGCCAGGTGCTGACGGCGCGGGGCCGCGCGCTGGCCCGCGAGTGGCGGTGCCCGTTCCTGGAGGTCACGGCCAAGAGCAAACTGATGGTGGACCAGGTGTTCACGCAGGTGGTGCGCGAGGTGGAGGCCCTGGCCCCGCCCGAGGAGCGGGCCCCGGCGCTCCCCACCAATGCCCAGGACACGTGGCCCTCGGAAAGATTCATTGGCTGA